The proteins below are encoded in one region of Aequorivita iocasae:
- a CDS encoding DUF3078 domain-containing protein: MKKLLLLAVLFAAPMAIIAQEETPKDTIPNGWTRAGNLSLLFNQAAFNAEWTGGGTSNYSGNLSLTYDFNYKHDKLSWNNRLIGEYGLTKNKDDKYSRKTNDRLELNSILGQQIKESNWYYSLFLNFKTQFAKGYEFNSDLNPEDEGYRTETTHILSPAYLQFGPGFLWKKSDNLYVNISPATAKFILVDKDFTAVDETVPGALDAYNENKYFGVDANESSRFEFGASISAYAKFDIMANISAENILNLYSNYLEDSQNVDVDYTFNLVMKVNRYISSNVTFQAIYDDNAVQGFQIRETLGVGLTYGF, encoded by the coding sequence ATGAAGAAACTTTTACTTCTGGCAGTACTTTTTGCTGCGCCAATGGCCATAATTGCCCAAGAAGAAACCCCAAAAGATACCATCCCCAATGGTTGGACGCGTGCGGGAAACCTTTCCTTATTATTCAACCAAGCTGCCTTTAACGCAGAATGGACTGGTGGCGGAACATCCAATTATTCGGGAAACCTTTCACTTACATATGATTTTAATTATAAGCACGACAAACTTAGCTGGAACAACAGGCTGATAGGTGAATATGGGCTTACCAAAAACAAGGATGATAAATATTCCCGGAAAACCAATGATCGCTTGGAACTAAACTCTATTCTTGGCCAACAGATAAAAGAAAGCAATTGGTATTATTCATTGTTCCTGAACTTTAAAACACAATTTGCAAAAGGCTATGAGTTTAATAGCGACTTGAATCCTGAAGACGAAGGCTACCGTACAGAAACCACTCACATTCTCTCACCCGCATACCTTCAGTTTGGGCCGGGTTTCCTTTGGAAGAAAAGTGATAATCTGTATGTGAATATTTCTCCCGCAACGGCTAAATTCATTTTGGTTGATAAAGACTTTACAGCTGTAGATGAAACTGTACCCGGGGCTTTAGATGCTTATAACGAGAATAAATATTTTGGCGTTGACGCAAACGAAAGCTCCCGTTTTGAATTTGGCGCCTCAATTTCTGCTTATGCCAAATTTGATATTATGGCAAATATTTCCGCAGAAAACATTTTGAACCTGTATTCCAATTATTTGGAAGACTCCCAAAACGTGGATGTGGACTACACCTTTAACCTTGTTATGAAGGTGAATAGATATATCTCTTCAAACGTAACCTTTCAGGCTATTTATGACGATAATGCGGTACAAGGTTTCCAAATACGTGAAACTTTGGGCGTGGGATTGACCTACGGATTTTAA